In the Candidatus Electrothrix rattekaaiensis genome, one interval contains:
- a CDS encoding cobalamin-dependent protein (Presence of a B(12) (cobalamin)-binding domain implies dependence on cobalamin itself, in one of its several forms, or in some unusual lineages, dependence on a cobalamin-like analog.) — MRVLYVQQYLGGKELLVMPIGLLYIATAASAHDAKLFDMNASPAPYEELEQIILDYDPQVVALSLRNIDNQQRLNLIYYYLDLTKTLQLIKRVQPETTLVLGGAGFSMFAETIMRRHREIDFGVYLEGERAFPALLDNLQTPQNVPNLYYREGEDLKITERGPLIDLKTLPIPRKDIIPDIKIYETGKGGIGINTKRGCPCRCSYCNYYFLNGLKVRMRDPVQIVDEIEELVKTYDVKEFMFADGIFSSPFEHVQKICHEIRQRKLSVQWDAWCDIKDINEKFLETVSAAGCRFVVISPDGYSKGALQGLNKRTTPSEIRQAVKLLARHPGIRVGFGFFLTTPGETFLGYLQTLLYHFTTVPLLVLRRKGGGGFSWVRIEPDTQIHQAAIQDGFIRKDTELLPEDIESLRKLFYIKPALRFLDPFSKMIVGGVRVIKNIIRPQRIKGK; from the coding sequence ATGAGGGTTCTTTATGTACAGCAGTATCTGGGAGGAAAAGAACTTCTGGTGATGCCCATAGGGCTGCTCTATATTGCCACCGCAGCATCTGCACACGATGCGAAACTCTTTGACATGAATGCCTCACCTGCCCCCTATGAAGAGCTGGAACAGATTATCCTTGATTATGATCCGCAGGTTGTTGCATTGTCTTTGCGCAATATTGATAACCAGCAGCGTTTGAACCTCATTTATTATTATTTAGATCTTACAAAAACGTTACAGTTGATCAAAAGGGTACAACCTGAAACCACTCTTGTGCTGGGCGGAGCGGGATTCTCCATGTTCGCCGAGACGATCATGCGGCGTCACCGCGAAATAGACTTCGGAGTTTACCTGGAAGGAGAAAGAGCTTTTCCTGCTCTGTTGGACAATCTGCAAACACCACAAAATGTTCCAAACCTGTACTATCGTGAAGGGGAAGACCTGAAGATCACTGAGCGCGGACCGTTGATTGATCTTAAAACCTTACCTATCCCCCGTAAAGATATTATCCCGGACATCAAAATTTACGAAACAGGCAAAGGCGGTATAGGGATCAATACAAAAAGAGGGTGTCCCTGCCGTTGCAGCTATTGCAATTACTATTTCTTAAATGGTCTGAAGGTAAGGATGCGTGATCCTGTTCAAATCGTGGACGAGATCGAAGAACTGGTCAAAACCTATGATGTGAAGGAGTTTATGTTTGCGGACGGGATATTCAGCTCTCCATTTGAACATGTACAAAAAATATGTCATGAAATCAGGCAACGTAAGCTCAGTGTACAATGGGACGCTTGGTGTGACATAAAGGATATCAACGAGAAATTTCTTGAGACCGTCAGTGCGGCAGGTTGTCGTTTTGTTGTTATCTCCCCGGATGGTTACAGTAAAGGTGCCCTCCAAGGGCTCAACAAACGGACAACCCCCTCTGAAATTCGCCAAGCCGTTAAATTGCTCGCACGTCACCCCGGCATCAGGGTGGGATTCGGTTTTTTCCTGACAACACCCGGCGAGACGTTCCTGGGCTATCTACAGACTCTGCTTTATCATTTTACTACCGTACCGCTGCTTGTCCTGCGAAGAAAAGGAGGAGGAGGATTTTCCTGGGTCAGGATAGAACCGGACACTCAAATACACCAAGCAGCTATTCAAGACGGCTTCATTCGAAAAGATACAGAACTATTGCCTGAAGATATTGAGAGCCTGAGAAAGCTCTTTTACATTAAACCGGCTCTCCGTTTTTTGGATCCATTTTCTAAAATGATTGTTGGCGGAGTACGTGTGATCAAAAATATTATCAGGCCGCAACGCATAAAAGGGAAGTAA
- a CDS encoding alkaline phosphatase family protein produces MKLYVIGIDGATYRVIRPLIDAGKLPNLSRIIEEGSTGTLMSTVPPLSPVAWTTITTGATPSVHGIIDFLAHDKSTKRDFLFNSSHRRVEPIWTLAGDLGRRSCVVNVPLTYPVDPINGFMISGLGTPPTNKGMAWPLEEFEEMKRAIGSYHIDIDLRPTQKDNDLANSLRKVTKNRLRCFDFLLNREPWDLFFFVFTNTDRAQHFFWREHDEGTGPYADMITECYQAADKAVGQVMAEVAEHDGTLMIISDHGFGSLSNSFSLSHWLCNRNLLVSNGNTVQEHPVKKIVKKYLPIQVINFLIRTILKKHWKYKGPSSELDKWIDWEKTKFYSHKKVDTVFLFINEDAFFDAAEQETALKQLREGLLSVTDPKTEKPVILDILDGNFLFGTDNTLAPDLVLVPADGYNFTFDCNDLVYDTPFVTSPGSWSGNHEPEGIVMMWGQHIKQNQDCGERSIMDVMPTMCHLLDLPIPYRAEGSVIKSAFTEAFLNEHKERYDDNSTESGGSKKIRDGIFNPIESEEVINRLKALGYL; encoded by the coding sequence TTGAAACTCTATGTCATAGGAATTGACGGTGCTACATACCGTGTAATACGACCGCTTATTGACGCAGGCAAGCTTCCCAACCTTTCCAGGATTATAGAAGAAGGCAGCACAGGAACCCTTATGTCAACGGTACCGCCTCTTTCACCGGTTGCCTGGACAACAATAACCACAGGTGCTACCCCTTCCGTACATGGGATTATTGATTTCTTAGCCCATGATAAATCGACCAAACGTGATTTTCTCTTTAATTCCAGCCATCGTCGTGTTGAACCTATCTGGACCTTAGCAGGAGACCTCGGCAGGCGCTCCTGCGTGGTTAATGTTCCACTTACCTATCCGGTAGATCCGATTAACGGTTTTATGATTTCCGGTCTTGGCACACCTCCAACCAATAAGGGTATGGCATGGCCTTTAGAAGAATTTGAGGAAATGAAACGCGCTATTGGTAGCTATCATATTGATATCGATCTTCGCCCAACGCAGAAAGATAATGATCTTGCAAACTCCTTGCGAAAGGTAACGAAAAATCGACTCAGATGCTTTGATTTTCTTTTGAACAGAGAGCCATGGGATCTCTTTTTTTTCGTCTTTACCAATACGGATCGCGCACAGCATTTTTTCTGGCGTGAACATGATGAAGGAACGGGCCCTTATGCTGATATGATCACAGAATGTTATCAAGCTGCTGACAAGGCTGTGGGGCAGGTCATGGCTGAAGTTGCTGAACACGACGGAACCTTGATGATTATTTCTGATCATGGTTTCGGTTCACTTTCGAACAGTTTTTCTCTCAGCCATTGGCTTTGCAACAGAAATCTACTGGTGTCAAACGGTAACACGGTGCAGGAGCATCCTGTTAAAAAAATCGTGAAGAAGTATCTTCCAATTCAGGTTATTAATTTTCTGATTCGGACCATATTAAAAAAACACTGGAAGTACAAAGGACCGTCATCGGAGCTTGACAAATGGATCGATTGGGAAAAAACCAAATTTTATTCCCACAAAAAAGTTGACACGGTATTTCTTTTCATCAACGAGGATGCTTTTTTCGATGCAGCTGAACAAGAAACCGCTCTGAAACAACTCAGGGAGGGGCTCCTCAGCGTAACTGACCCAAAAACAGAGAAACCAGTTATCCTTGATATTCTTGACGGAAATTTTTTATTTGGTACTGATAACACGTTAGCTCCTGATTTGGTTTTGGTTCCCGCCGATGGGTATAATTTTACCTTTGACTGCAATGACCTTGTTTATGATACGCCTTTTGTTACTTCTCCAGGATCCTGGTCTGGTAACCACGAACCAGAAGGGATAGTTATGATGTGGGGACAGCATATAAAACAGAATCAGGATTGCGGGGAACGGTCAATTATGGATGTTATGCCGACAATGTGCCACCTTCTGGATCTGCCAATCCCTTACCGGGCAGAAGGCAGCGTGATCAAATCGGCTTTTACTGAAGCCTTTCTTAATGAACATAAAGAGCGATATGATGATAACTCTACAGAAAGTGGCGGGTCGAAAAAAATCAGGGATGGTATCTTCAACCCCATAGAATCAGAAGAGGTTATCAATCGACTTAAAGCGCTTGGTTATCTTTAA
- a CDS encoding lysophospholipid acyltransferase family protein, with protein sequence MPNPIKLYAKDILRWMYWRPIRLLVHYIPKGISYRFVAVVGLISFAMAGKKRDRLRQWLEKAAGKAVSKKQIIEVFVQYYRNSLDTLLYDELSVENIDQFVRYEGLENLNKGLENGKGVILLHPHFGNEEYLMPAMGHKGFSVSQIASRWEPDYLSGPLFALANRIRRHAWRMRIDTRERLPVGFIYIDKGLRDIYRLLLHNEVLLLALDGREGTTWLELPFLGMKAEISPGPMKIARSTGATVLPTLITRTGLYNHTVHIGSPINLSEQEDDPATTLREDTLTALKVLEPHIKKYPAQYAKFIILDVTLFNEENFLS encoded by the coding sequence GTGCCTAATCCAATTAAGTTATACGCGAAAGATATTCTGCGATGGATGTATTGGAGGCCGATTCGTCTTCTTGTGCATTACATTCCTAAAGGGATAAGCTATAGGTTTGTTGCAGTTGTCGGCCTGATCAGTTTTGCAATGGCAGGAAAAAAAAGGGACAGGTTACGTCAATGGCTGGAAAAAGCAGCAGGAAAGGCTGTCTCGAAAAAGCAGATTATTGAGGTTTTTGTTCAATATTATCGGAATTCGTTGGACACTCTGCTTTACGATGAACTGTCAGTTGAAAATATTGACCAATTCGTTCGTTATGAAGGTTTGGAGAATCTGAACAAGGGGTTAGAAAACGGTAAAGGGGTTATCCTGCTGCATCCTCATTTTGGCAATGAAGAATACCTGATGCCTGCAATGGGTCATAAGGGATTCTCTGTAAGCCAGATTGCCAGTCGTTGGGAGCCTGATTATCTGTCCGGCCCGCTCTTTGCTTTGGCAAACCGGATACGCCGGCACGCTTGGCGAATGCGTATTGACACACGGGAAAGATTGCCGGTTGGTTTTATTTATATCGATAAGGGGCTGCGGGATATCTATCGCCTGCTGCTGCATAACGAGGTGCTGCTCCTAGCCCTGGACGGTCGGGAGGGAACGACTTGGCTGGAACTGCCTTTTTTAGGGATGAAGGCTGAAATTTCACCTGGCCCGATGAAGATTGCCCGCTCAACCGGTGCAACAGTGCTGCCCACACTCATTACTCGAACCGGCTTATACAACCATACCGTTCATATCGGTTCTCCGATCAACCTGTCGGAACAAGAAGACGATCCGGCGACAACTCTTCGAGAAGATACATTGACTGCATTGAAGGTGCTGGAACCGCACATCAAGAAATACCCTGCACAATACGCTAAATTCATTATTCTTGATGTAACATTGTTTAACGAGGAGAACTTCCTTTCATGA